The following DNA comes from Streptomyces sp. NBC_00690.
TCTCGGTGGGGCCACAGCCGTTGTGGAACGCGCTGACGTCCGACCATCGATCGGCGAGCGGGCGCGGGCAGGGCTCTCCGGCCACCGCGACGGTCCGGACCCGCTCGCACTGCTTCGGGTCGAGGCCGGCGAGGATCGTTGGTGTGGCGATGAGGACGTCCGCGGTACGCGCGGTCTCGGCGAAGTCGCGCCCCCTGAGCAGCAGGGTGGCACCGTGGCTGAGCGCGCCGAGGATCTCCCAGGCCGCCATGTCGAAGGCGATGTTGAGGAGTTGGGCCACCCGCTGCCCCGGCCCGATGCCGAGGTCGCCGGGGGCACTGTGCAGCAGATTGCAGACATTGCGGTGGGTGACGGCGACTCCGTTGGGCGGACCCGTGGTCCCGGAGGTGAAGAGCACGTAGCAGGCGTCGTCCGCGTTCGGCGTCCGGGCCGGCCGGAAGGGCGGATGGCCGGGCTCGTCCGGCTCCGCCATCAGCGCGTCGAGGGCGATCAGTTGCTGACCGGCGCGGGCCGGGATCCGGTCGACGTACTCGGTGAGCGTCAGGACGACCCGGGGCCGGGTGGTCCGCAGTACATGGCGCAGCTGCGCGGCGGGGGTGATTCGCATGTCCTGGGGCACATAGGCGGCTCCCGCCTTCAGCGCGCCCAGGAGAGCGACCAGCATCGGTAAGGAGCGGTGGACGAACACGGGGACCAGGTCCCCCGACCCCACTCCGAGGTCCGCGAGCTGTTGGGCGAGCCGGTCCGCGCGGCGGTCGAGTTCGCCATAGCTGATCGTGCTGCCGAGGTGTTCGGCGGCGGTCGCCAGGGGCCGGGTGGCCGCCTGTTCCTCGAACGCCCGGTGGACGAGGGCATGGGGAATCGTCAGGCGGGGCCCCGCCCCGTACTGCTGGAACAGTGACCGGTCAGCCGGGGACAGTCCGTCGAGCAGCTCGCTCGCCCAGGCCCCCGCGGGCAGCTGGATTCTCCGCGCACTTGGTACGGCCAGGTCTTCGCGCATGGTCAGCGCACCTCCTGAGACACGACATCGGTCGGATGCGGCTCAGGAAACCGGCTGGGGGACAAGGGCGACCAGTGGTACAGACCACTCGTAAGACTTTCGTAAGACACCAGTTCGCCAAGGGAGTCGTCGGAGGTGACGCGCGGGTGTGCGGGGTGTGTTGACGGGTCGGGGGTGGTGCGGCCCGGGTCGTGGTGGTCCGGCTGGCGCAGGCCGGTCAGCCCGGGCGGGGCTCCGGGGGCACCATGACTGCCGCGGTGGCTCGGGTGGGGGCGACCTGCCGTGCGGGGGCGGCGGAGAGCACGACCTCGAATCGGCAGCCGCCCGGGATGTTCCCTGCTTCCACCCGGCCCGCGTGCGCCTTGACGATTCCCCGCACGATGGCGAGCCCGAGTCCTCCGCCCGCTGGTGGCGTCCTCGCCTCGGTGCCGCGCCAACCGGCGTCGAACACCCGGGGGAGATCGGCCTCGGGGATGCCTCCGCAGCCGTCGCTCACGGAAAGGATGACGGTGTCGCTCCGGCGTTCCGCCACAACCGCGACCGTGCCGTCCGCGGGCGTGTGGCGGATGGCGTTGGCCAGCAGATTGACCAGCACCCGGGTCATCTCCCGGGCGTCGGCCTCGACAGGGACGGCGTTGACCTGGTTGGAGACCAGACGAACACGGTGCTCGCGTGCGAGGGGGACGACGCATTCGAGTGCCTCGCCGATGAGATCGTCCGCCGATATTCGGGCCAGCGTCAGGACGAGGGTTCCGGCATGGATGCGGGAGAGCTCGAAGAGATCGCCGACCATGGTGTTGAGCCGGTCGACTTCTTCGCGGATCCGGCGATGGTAGCGGGCCGGGTCGGCGACCACGCCGTCCTCCAGCGCCTCGGACATGGCGCGCAGCCCCGCCAGCGGGGTGCGCAGGTCGTGGGAGATCCAGGCGACGAGTTCGCGTCGGGACGCCTCCAGTGCGCGTTCGCGCTCCCGGCACTCGGCCAGCCGGAGACTGGTGGTGGCCAGTTCGCCGCTCAGCGCGGCGATTTCCGCAGGGGCGGCACCCTCGGGTGCGGTGAAGGCCCCGCCCTCGCCGAAGTTCCGGGCCGCGACGACCAGCGCACGGCAGCTGCCGACGACTCGGCGGCCGAGAATCAGTGCGGTGCCGAGGGAAGTCACGGACGCCATCGCGCCTACCAGGGTGACGACGGTCAGATCGTAGGCTGACAGGAACATCGCCCAGCACACCGTCAGGGTTCCGGAGAGCATGGCCGCCACGGTGACGGCGGCGACCACCATGAGGGACACGGCGATCGAGCAGCACTTGAGCATCCGCAGGACCAGTTCGCCCAGCAGTCCCGCCGTGGCGGCGCCCACCAGGGCGTATGCCGCGATGAGGAGCATGTCGGAGAGGGGCATCACTACTCCGGGTGGCCGTCGAAGCGGTAGCCCGCCCCCCAGACGGTGAGGATCAGGCGGGGGTGCGCAGGATCCTCCTCGATCTTGCTGCGCAGTCGGCGGACATGGACCGTGACGGTGGACAGATCGCCGAACTCCCACCCCCATACCTCCCGCATGAGCTGTTCCCGTCCGCAGGTCGTTCCCGGATGGCGCATGAAGTGGCCGAGGAGGTCGAACTCACGTAAGGTCAGGGCCAGTTGACGCCCACACCTGGTCGCCCGCCGGGCCTCGGGGTCGAGTTCGAGACCCGAAGCTCGCAGGACAGGCCCGGTTGCGCCGGACCGCTCGGTGCGGCGAAGTACGGACTCCACCCTCAGGACCAGCTCGCGAGGGCTGAACGGCTTGGTGACGTAGTCGTCGGCCCCCACTTCGAGGCCGAGTATGCGATCCTCCTCACCGCTGAGCGCGGTCAGCATGATCACGGGTACCGGGCCGTCACGGCGCAGGGTGTGACAGACCTGGAATCCATCCATACCGGGCAGCATCAGATCCAGGATGACCAGCTTCGGCCGACGGGCCGCCGCCGCCGCGAGCGCTGCGGGACCGTGGGCGGCAAGATCCACGGAGAAGCCCGCGCGACACAGATAGCCGGCGACCACTTCGCCGATGGTGGGGTCGTCGTCCACGACCAGCACATGGTGAGGTGACATACGGTCAGCGTGGCATCAGCGAGCGGCCCCGGAGGAGCCGAACCGGGATTCGTGGAGTCCGTCGCGCCACGAATGTCGCCCTTGACGCCGAGCCCGGTCAATGGCACCAACTGAGCAGCGATCAGCGACGCGCACCTGGAGCAGCAGGACGGGTGTATTCCGCTGCGGCCCTCTGGGACGCCTTGGCGCATACCCGAACTACTCTTGCCGTTGGCCCAATTCGTCGACACGGCGGCATGCCCTAGGCCGGACCTGCGGGCGCCCTTGGCGCCCGACGCGCAGGCGCCGCATTCGTCTCTTTATGCTCTTCCTCAGGTTGGATGCAAGGGCCCGCTCGGGTGTCGGTTTCGGACCTCGCGGCTCCCTATCGATCAGGGAGGGAGTTCATGATGAGGGAATGTCATTCGATGCGTGGTGAGTAGCTGACACATCAGTCGAAGTGGACCTTGTGCGGAGAGGGCATGTCATCTTGCTGCCGGGATCGTCACCGGCGGAGCGCCTCCACGGGTGGAATGCGGGAAGCGCGCCATGCGGGATACAGGCCGGCGA
Coding sequences within:
- a CDS encoding amino acid adenylation domain-containing protein, encoding MREDLAVPSARRIQLPAGAWASELLDGLSPADRSLFQQYGAGPRLTIPHALVHRAFEEQAATRPLATAAEHLGSTISYGELDRRADRLAQQLADLGVGSGDLVPVFVHRSLPMLVALLGALKAGAAYVPQDMRITPAAQLRHVLRTTRPRVVLTLTEYVDRIPARAGQQLIALDALMAEPDEPGHPPFRPARTPNADDACYVLFTSGTTGPPNGVAVTHRNVCNLLHSAPGDLGIGPGQRVAQLLNIAFDMAAWEILGALSHGATLLLRGRDFAETARTADVLIATPTILAGLDPKQCERVRTVAVAGEPCPRPLADRWSDVSAFHNGCGPTETTIVNTLQRHRRSAERLTIGRPTPNNTVYVLDEHQRPLPIGAIGEMWAGGAGVSAGYLNNPGLNAARFLPDPFLGPGHLMFRTRDLGRWTPEGELEHLGRTDDQVKVRGFRVELDSVSAVLESVAGCHQAVTLKLDDRTLVSFVTPAGIGAEEARQAVAGTLPYYCVPDLVHACETLPRTSRGKVDKAQLLTLARRLRAEATS
- a CDS encoding sensor histidine kinase, which codes for MPLSDMLLIAAYALVGAATAGLLGELVLRMLKCCSIAVSLMVVAAVTVAAMLSGTLTVCWAMFLSAYDLTVVTLVGAMASVTSLGTALILGRRVVGSCRALVVAARNFGEGGAFTAPEGAAPAEIAALSGELATTSLRLAECRERERALEASRRELVAWISHDLRTPLAGLRAMSEALEDGVVADPARYHRRIREEVDRLNTMVGDLFELSRIHAGTLVLTLARISADDLIGEALECVVPLAREHRVRLVSNQVNAVPVEADAREMTRVLVNLLANAIRHTPADGTVAVVAERRSDTVILSVSDGCGGIPEADLPRVFDAGWRGTEARTPPAGGGLGLAIVRGIVKAHAGRVEAGNIPGGCRFEVVLSAAPARQVAPTRATAAVMVPPEPRPG
- a CDS encoding response regulator transcription factor — translated: MSPHHVLVVDDDPTIGEVVAGYLCRAGFSVDLAAHGPAALAAAAARRPKLVILDLMLPGMDGFQVCHTLRRDGPVPVIMLTALSGEEDRILGLEVGADDYVTKPFSPRELVLRVESVLRRTERSGATGPVLRASGLELDPEARRATRCGRQLALTLREFDLLGHFMRHPGTTCGREQLMREVWGWEFGDLSTVTVHVRRLRSKIEEDPAHPRLILTVWGAGYRFDGHPE